The window CTCGGCGGCCGCCTGACCGAGATGGACGGTGAGATGACCCTGACCGCCCGCCCGGGTCCGGCATTCGGCAGGTTCGTGCTCGGGGACCGGTGAGGTTACTGTCCGGAGTTGGCCTGGCCTCACCCCCACCCACGCGAAAACGGCGGCCAAACTGCGTTTGCAGGTAGACCGCCGTTTTCACTCGGTGGACCTAACAGGACAACTATCGAACCCCTGCGTCGCCCTGCAGCGGATGCTCGACGGCAAGAAGTCGCAGGTCAGGCGGACATCTGCTGGCAGCGTGCTGTCGCCCAGCAAGCAGCGGCAAGTCCGCCTCTCGGACACTCAGCAGGCTGAGCTGGTGCAGCGGCACCGCGAGGGAGCCTTCAAGAAGGAGCTGGCGCGGGCCTACGGGATCCACGTGGAGACGGTGCGGGCGATCCTGCGGCGGGCGACGCCTCACGAGTGAGTGCTCCGCTCCTCGTCTATGCCATCGGAGCCAGGCGCTGCTGACAAGGATCAGAGCACTGGCCGAGAACACTACGAGGAGCTTGGAGCTGGCGCGCGTGGTCACCTCGCGTTTTCGAGCGCGCCAATCCGCATCTCGTGATCATCGAGGCGGGCAGAGTGCCGATGCTCAAGGCTGTCGATGTGGCGGACGATCGTTTCAGTCTGCTGATTCATGCCGTCGATGAGTTCTGTACGGAGCGAGTCGATCTTGGCGTCCAACTTGTCGAACCGCGCGTCGATCTGATCGAACTTCGCGTCAATTTGGCCGAACTTGGCATCAATCTGCTCGAACCTAGTGCCGCGTGTCGTAAGTTCCTAGATAGTTGGGATCTGAAATCATGAGGCATGGCGAATCGTCCTGCTCCTGCATTGGTTCTGCGTCCAGGCGATCGCGAGGAGCTTGAGCGGTGGGCCCGGGCTTCGACGGTGCCGGCGTCGGCGGCGAAGCGGGCGCGGATCGTGTTGCTCGCGGCCGACGGGGTGGCGAATACGCGGATCGCGGAGTTGGTCGGTGCGACGGTGACCACGGTGCTGGGCTGGCGGGATCGCTACCAGTCCAAGGGACTGGCGGGGCTGGCAGATGCTCCGCGTTCGGGACGTCCGCGGGAGCTCGATCACCGGGCGATCGTGGCCGAGACGTTGAAGCCGCCACCGAAGAAACTCGGTGTCACGCACTGGTCCACCCGGCTGCTGGCCAACCGGCTGAAGATCTCCCACAAGTCGGTCGCCCGAGCCTGGTCGGCCTACGGCGTCAAGCCGTGGAAGGCGGAGTCGTTCCGGTTCTCCACCGACCCCGAGCTGGTCGGGAAGGTGACCGACATCTGCGGGCTGTACCTGGCGCCGCCGGAGAACGCGATCGTGCTGTGCGTGGACGAGAAGTCCCAGATCCAGGCGCTGGACAGGACGGTCCCGATCTTGCCGATGCAACCGGGCAAGGTCGAGCGCAGGTCGCACGACTACTACCGGCATGGCACCACCACGCTGTTCGCAGCGCTCGACATCGCGACCGGGCAGGTCACCGCGGCGCTCAAGCCGCGCCATCGTCATCAAGAGTTCTTGGCGTTCCTCAAGCAGATCGAGCGGGCCTACCGCGACGTCCGCGACGCCGACGGGCAGCCGGTCGAGCTGCACTTGGTGATGGACAACTACGCCGCGCACAAGCACCTGAACGTGAAGACCTGGCTGGCCGACAACCCGCGCTTCGTCGTGCACTTCACCCCGACCCATGCCTCCTGGATGAACCTGGTCGAGGTCTGGTTCGGCATCGTCGAGCGGCAGGCGATCCGCCGCGGGGTGTTCAAGTCGGTCAAGGACCTCAACGCCAAGATCCGCGCCTTCATCGACGGCTGGCACGAAAGAGCGCATCCGTTCGTGTGGACCAAGACCGCCGATCAGATCCTGGCGAAGGCCAACCGTCCAACAACTTCAAATCCGCGGCACTAGCGTCGATCTTCTCGAACCGATCTTCAACCTGGTTGAACCGGCCATCTATGTACTGCTTTAGGTCTTCGAATAGTTCTTGGTTTGTCATATATCTCTATTTTACTATGAATTGCGTATTTCGCCATGCAGAAAGCACCTGCACCGAGGTGCGCCAGGCAATTCGGAGTCCTCGTTCGTTACCACCCCGACCGCCAGACCTTGTCGATCCCGGAATTGACGTCCGCGATGCGCTCCGGCGTGAGCTCGTCGGCCAGGTCGAGCCCCTGGGACCAGTTGGCCAGGTAGAACCAGCTGACGGAGAGGCTGTCGTAGGTAACGGCGCCGACCATCGCGGTCATGGCGAAGGCGACGGTCTCGGCCATGATCTCCTGCATCGAGTCGCAATCCCGGCGGCTGGCACGCTTGAATGAGTGGCCAAGCACGAAGTGACCCAGCTCGTGGAAGAACACGACCAGCGGGAAGGGCGCGTTCGGGCGGAGGGAGACCTCCCGACCTGAGATGAGTCCGTGGCAGGTGTCGTTGCGTCCAGCAGGCCAAGCAGCCTGTACGAGGCCGAGCCGCTCCATAGCAAGCGCTGGACTCCAGCGATTCGGCTTGGCTACGGGCGAGGGCGGCATGAGGTCGGTCCAGTCGTCGCACTCGCTGAGAGGCTTGGTGAGAGTCGCCTGGGGCGCCAGGATGCGCAGCGACTTGCCGTAGTCCTGGCGCCGCTGCGGTACGGGTTCGATGGCCTGGGCAATGAGGCGCTGAAAGGTCATGCCGACGAGCGTCGGCCACGGCGCTCGCGATGTCTTGACAGGAAAGTGGCACGTGCGGCTGGAGGCTTCACGAGCCATTCAGCCTGGGGGATCCGCCGACTCCGCGCCTCGATCGAGACGAACCAAGGCGTTGCAGACACCACTCGCCATCACGAAAGCCGGTCTTGCTACGCGCTCAGTGGAACCAAGTGCCGCACGTACTCGCGCACCTCGCCGACATCAATGTCCAGCGCCGCTGCCGCGTCGCGCACGCTAACCCGCGCCTCGGCCCCGTACATCACCTTGCGCGGCAATTGCGACGTCTCCGGCACTATCCCGCCCGGCTCCGCCTTGCGGTAGCCACGGTCTGACAACGAGATGCACGTCGAGCGGTATTGCCAATCGCTGAGCAGGTGAAGCTCATGAAGTCGGTGAGTCATCGCCATCGCCGAGACCTTCCAGAAGGAGCGTGCGGTCAGAACCCGCTCCACACTCGCGCCAACCATGAGCTGCCCCAGCACGGCGCTGCGCGGCATGAGAAAGCTCGAGGCGAACGCGTTCGCCTCGGCCTCCCGAAACTTGGAGGTGCTCGGGTCCATCTCCAACTCGCTGTGCAGCACCAGGTGTGCCAACTCGTGGGCTGCGTCGAAGCGCTGACGCTCGGCCGACTTGCTGGTGTTAAGGAAGACGTACGGGACGGCGTCTCTGTAGAAGCAGAAGGCGTCGATGTCGTCGTAGTCATGGTTCAGGGATGCCAGTCGCACCCCCTTCGCCTCCAGCAGGTGCACCATGTTTGAGATCGGGCGATCCCCGAGGTTCCACTGACGACGCACGAGTTCTGCTGCCTGTTCCGGCACTAGCTTGTCGAACGTGGGGATGCTCGGATCAGGCAACCGGAAGCGCTGCTCGATCTCGGCGTAGAACTCCAAGGTGAGCGCAGCAGTCGCCAGGACAGCATCCCGGCGCGTGGCGGTTGCCTTGCTAAGCTCGCGGAAGCTCGCAGCCTCCGTCGGAATCGGCTCGATCGGGTCACGCTCGAAGAACGAACGCGGGACTGATAGCGCGGAAGCCAGCTTAAGCAGGGTTTCCTCGCTCGGCGGGCGCTTGTCGTTCTCGTAATCCGTGAGTGACCGCGGCGATACGCCACTTTCCTTCGCCAGACGCGTCAGCGTGTAGCCAAGTCGGAGACGGGCCAGCTTCAGTCGGCTCGGATTAAACATGGTGAGGAAGCAACTAGATCACCGACCCGCGTCAGCGAGGCTCGACTGGGACGTCGAACTCGTCGCCGTCATCCGGGTTGTCGAAGACCGATAGGTCTCCCTCCAGATCCAAGAACCCGACCGGGATCCGGTCCGCCCAGTTGTTCACGCTGCCGCCATCCGTCATCTCGGACGGCCGCGAGAACTCAAGGTGGAGGCCGTTGCCCTGAACCGTTCGCTCGACGAGGAGAAAGTACAGCGGTGCATTCTGGGCAGCTGCCACCAACTCCTCCATGGACTCATACTCAAGGTCGTCGAGCAGGCTCGGGTGGGGCTCCTGCGGGGCGAGCGCCAGCCGCGTCGCCTTGCCCTTCCGGCGCGTGCGCGGCATGCGCATATTCCACTGTCCAACATTGATGCCCGACGAGATCGTGAAGGCGACGACGCGATCCGGATGCAGAAGGCGCGGCTGTCCATCGACCATGACGAGGCGCCACCCAGCGGGGTACAGCAACTGTGCGAGCTGCTCCATGCCGTCGTGGTAGATGTCCGTCCCTGGCGTCGAGTCGAGCGCCAGGGCAGTGCGGTTCGCGGCCCGCGACGCGCCAGGTCGCAGTCCGTTGTGAAAGATCTCCGTCGATAGCCCGAAGGCGTCCAGACCTCCCTCCGGGTTCGGTTCGAACGGTGACTCAGTCGTCGAGCTCATCTAAATCCCCCTCAGCAGTTGCGTGAAACGCTACCACAATTGTGGTCCGGTCTGACGCAATCGTCCGCCGACACGCTGTGCATCAGAACGGGGGCTCGTCAGAGGTGGACCACGGTGACGGCGCCGGCGCAGGCAAGGCACCCTCCGGTAGCGGCAGGTTGGTGACCACGTAGAGGTTGAGGATGTCGTCGCGGTCCATGAACAGGATCTGGCTGCGCTTGGCGGCGTCGAGCGCGTTGCCGAGCCAGTTGCGCGCCTGCTTGGTGATCTCACCACCCGCCACGATGAACGCGTGATCAACGAGCACGCGGCGGTTCGTCTCGGGGTCGAAGATCTCGTGGGCGGCATCATGAGGGCCTGGTGGTGGATCTCGGCCATGTTGGCGTTGCCGGACTTGGTCACGCCAGCGGCGTCGAGCTTCCCCTTCTTCGCCTGGATGCCGAAGTACAGGATGTGCTGGGTGGGCAGGGTGTAGCGCATCCAGATGTCTTTGCCGTACTCCAGCGCCTTGTCCTTATGCCCCGCCGCGGTGATGCGGTGGAAGCCGAGTTGGCGAAAGAGCGGGAGCAGCACTTCCTCGATGAGGTCGTCCTCGCTGCAGCTGTCGAGGTAAGTCGACAGTTGCTCGCGTCGTTCCATCTCGACTTTGCTGAACGGGCGGTGCGGGTTCGCCGACAGCACCGTGACCGCCTGGGTGCCGACGTGGCGCAGGTAGCAGTGGTTGTCCTCGCCGTAGAACGCCTCGAAACCTTCGCGGCCGAGGACCTCGTTGAGCTGGGCCAGTGCGCGCGGTCGATCCGGACCTTCGTTGAGCCGATCGGCTGGGCTCATGAGCTGGTCGATGAGGCGACAGAAGATCTCCGGCGGATGCGTCGGACCGTCGTGAGACTCGGCCAGCAGCTCTTCCACGACGTCGGCAACCCAGCGGTGACGAGTCGATCCGTCGTGCTGGTACTCCGTATCCAGCTCTTGGAAGAACTCCGTGATGTACATGCTGGAGCGGTACGGAAAGTACTTAGCCTCGTCTTCGTTCTCCGCGTCGTCGCGGCCAACGTTGCCCACTATGAGGGAGCCGAGGGCTTCGACGTTGCGGCGCTTGAACTTCACGGGTGCCATTGTCGCAAGGTGTACCGACAAAGCTGGACTTCCGCTGACACCCTCGTCAGTCGCCCGGTCGGATGCGCTCCTGTGTAAGGCGGTCGACCACCTGAGTCGGAAGGCAGCCGTTCTCCGTCAACGTCTCCTGCACATGACGCTTTAGAACGTGAACCGCCTCGTGCTTGGCTGCGACTGCAAGCAGGTCCACCCAGACTGCCATTACGTCGCCCGCAATCTGTCTGACCACGTCAGTCGACGCCAGGTAGACGTTGGGATTTGCCACTGGAGCGTGTTCCGGCGAGACGGTCAAGCGATCCGAGACGATGATCGTCGGACTTCCCGCTGGCGCGTGGTCAACGCTTCGGTCCGTCGCCAGCTGGTCGAGCTGTGTGTTGGCCTGCCGGATGTCCTTGAGCGGCAGCAGGCCATCTGAGCGTTCCTCCGACTTCGCCTCAATCGTCAGCCACAACGCCGAGTCCCAGCGCCACGCCGAGTCACACCTTCCCTGCCCGCTCGGCTTGGCAGCCTCAGCCCCGAGGAAGTTCCCGAGATTGGTCAGTCCGACCTCGTACGCCACTGCCTCGTCCCGGCCGAGCGCCGCGCACATCTCGGCGAGGTTCTCCTTGATCTTGTTTGCCTTGAAGTTTCCCGTAAGCCTGGCGACAAGGTTGTTGACCGCCACGGCGTCGGCGGCTGCCAGCGGCACCTCCTCGGCGCCGGGCAGCTCCTTCATCTCCTTCAGCCACGTCCCCCGGACCGACGCCTTCGCGGCGTTGCGAATGAGTTCCCGCGAATGGGCACGGTGCGCCTCACTCTCGGCACCAAGGTGGAGCCAAGCACCGGCCAGGTAGAGCAGCAGTCCCCGGTAGCCCCGGGTTGCGTCGCCGCCCTTGCCGACCGCCCGCGCCGCGTCCTCAAGCTTCTGGCTGGCCGCGATCCAGTCATCGTTGAATGCCAGTTCCCACGCCTCGACTTCGAGCGTCGCAGACTCACCGAGTGCCGCAGTACCGGGCGCCTCGATCTTCTCGGCCTCCTCCCGGAACTCGCCGACCAGCGGCTCACCGCCCTCCATCCAGTCGGTGTCGTGGGTGAGGAAGGTCCGGACGTTGTCCAAGATGTCTGTGGGGTCTTCGCCCCTGCTGTTCTTCCAACCAAACTGGACCTCGGCTTGCAGCTCGGGGTCGAGGGCGGTCTGGTTCTCCCGGCGCGAGAAGTACCGCATGATGTCCGTGCCGACGACGAGCACCACGGCGTAGTCGTTCGGGCCACGGGTGGCGCGTCCGGCACCCTGGACGATCCGGGTGCGCAGCCGCTCCGCCAACGCAGCACTGGCCTCTGCGCGCTCGCTGAGGAACTTCTCTTGGAGACTGACGGCGTCTGGCTTGCCGCCCAGCACCACAATGCGGCAGTCGTCGCCTGGCAGGTCCATACCGTCGTACCGGTTGGCCAGACCCAGTACGCCCATCGGTGCCTTCGCGAACGTCGCGAGGCCATGCTCGACAACTTCCTTACCGAACACCGGTACGCCCTCTCCGGCGAGCGACCGCGCAACCTGCTCGGCAACCGCAGTCGTCGTCTGGCTTAGCACCAGCGCCTTGTTCGTGACGCCCACGATGCTCTTCGTGACGCCGACCGAGTCGCCGCCCTTCACCAGATCGGGGAAGACGAACAAGCGACGGCCGGAGCGTGGCGGGGTCTTGGAGGGTAGCGGCATCCGAGTGATCTCCGAGCGGCCAAACGCCCGTTCGAGCTCACCGCCAGAGCCGAGGGTCGCCGAAAGATACACGCGCTGGCCAGCACGGGAAAACACCTTGTTCTCAAACGTCGGCGGGATCATCGGGCGGATCTGGATGCCACCGTAGGAGAGGTAGACGCAGCAGGACGCGAGCCCCCCGCGAATCATCGCGAGCTGGAACTTGAAGTCACCCCCGAGACTCGACAGCGCCTCGTCCAGCTGTGCCATCGCAGTTGGGACCACTGGCGGCAGGATGAGCCGCACCTGATGATGTGCCCCGGGGTCCGGAGCGCCCTGAAGCCGCTGGATCTGGAGGCCCGAAAGGAACGGCCGTAGAGCGTCCAGGACTGCCAGGTACGCCGCTTCCGCTTCGTGACGGCGAATCGTGATGCCGTACTGCTCGCCCACGAACTGTTCGCCGGCATGGGCGTCGTCGAGCACGATGAGGCGCGGCTCGGGCAGTTTCGGGTGGCTGTTGAAGATTGAGCTGTACGTCGTGATCGCGATGGCCTCACCGCCTTCGACGTCGGCTTCGTCTGTCGGGCTCCAGGAATGGTGACTGCCAACCAATAGGCGAGCAGGTACTCCCTCGGTCTTGGCCGTCGTGAGCACCTGGTCGGCCAGTTGCCGCGTTGGTGCGGCGTACAGAATTGGCCCGTCGGCCTTGCGGCGCACCCACTCCGCGATGAGCAGCCCAGGCATCGTCTTGCCAGTGCCAGTCGGCAGCTCAAGCGCCAGGTCAGGAGTCTTCTGATGCACTTCGGCGTAGGCCCGGAGCACGTCGCCCTGGTGAATCCACAAGCCGCTCACGGCACCTGCCGTCCTCGGCAGCGATCCGCGCAGGTACATCTCCTCGGGAGTGTCGAACTGCTGCTGGACCTTCTTGGTCTTGCCCTGGAAAGCCATCGATCATCGCCCTGTCTGTCGGTCAGTCGAATGTCTGCTTTGACGCTCCAACTCGCGCCAGTTGGGGACGAGGGCGGACATCATGGCCTGGAACCGCTTGCCATGCGTCTTGTACCGGAGATGCAGTAGCTCGTGGACGATGACGTAGTCCTGGAAGGCCTCGTCAGTCTCTGCTAACTCGTCGGCAAAGGTCACTACGCCCTCGCTGGTGCACGAGCCCCACTTCTTCGGCATGTCAGCGATGTCGACCCGCTCGGGGTTGACCTTGATGCGCAGCGCCCAGGCCATGGCGCGACGCCTTAGCTGCTGATCCGGGTAGAGCGAGGACATCAGTCTCCTGCCGTCTGTTCAAGCACCTGCATGATCTGTTCCACGGCTGCCTTGCGCTGCTCGTCGGGCAACTTGATGACCGGCTTGTAGAGGTTCAGTCGGAGTCGGCGCTGCTCGTCCGTGTTCTCGATCCAGTTTGGGAACTTGCCGAGCAGGGTCTCGACTTCGCGGGCCACTGCCAGCGTGTCGAGGCCGGCGCTCGTGAGCCGCTCGTCGCGGCTGAGCTCCCAGTGGACAGCGAAGCCGACGTCGCTGAGACCACTCGCCTCAGCGGCCTTGCGTGCCGCCTCCTTCTCGACGACCAACGCCGCGATCTCGTCCATCGCGGCCATGCCCGTGATCTTGCGCTCCTCTAGGTTCTTGATCACCTGATCCGCTCGCTCCTTCAAGGCACGCAGCACCACTGCCTTCGCCGGGTCATCGTCCATCTCCTTCCGGAGCCCGCGAAGGAGGTTGTAGACCTTGCCTTCCTCGGGGCCGTCCTCGCCCTTGAGCTGCTCGAGGGTCTCGACATCGAAGGTGACAACCTTCGCGATGCGGCCAAGCCCCTCCTGCTCAGCGCTGCTCTCGATGAGGCGGCGCGTCTTGTACTCAAGGTCGCCGAGGAAGCCGCCAGTCTCGGAGAAGGCGTTGCGCACCGCGGCGTAGAGCTGGCTGAGGCGCTTGTACGTCTGGATGTGGTCGCGCAGTTCCGCCGAGGGAGAGAGAATCTCCCACAACGCCTCGACGTCCTTGTAGTCATCGAAGAATTGCTTGCGCGCATCCGGGTCGATGAAGCGGCCATAGACGACCTTCTCCAACTGCTGGTCCGGGCTGTCAGCTCGAATTCACCTGAAGGTAATTGTCTGCAGCCTCGCCGATGCGCCGGTGAAGGTCTTCCATCATGGTCTCGAGGTCTTCGATCGCCCCACCGATGTCGGCCGAGTCGAAGCGTAGTGCCTTCTGGAGCTCCCGCAGGACGCCGACGAAGTCGACCACCAGACCCACACGCTTCTGGACACCCTCAGCGTCGACGTACGGCCGGTTCACCCGAGCGATGGCCTGAAGCAGAACGTGGTCACGCATCGGCTTGTCGAGGTACATGGCGTAGAGCACAGGCGCGTCGTAGCCAGTAAGCAG of the Nocardioides sp. genome contains:
- a CDS encoding DEAD/DEAH box helicase, producing MAFQGKTKKVQQQFDTPEEMYLRGSLPRTAGAVSGLWIHQGDVLRAYAEVHQKTPDLALELPTGTGKTMPGLLIAEWVRRKADGPILYAAPTRQLADQVLTTAKTEGVPARLLVGSHHSWSPTDEADVEGGEAIAITTYSSIFNSHPKLPEPRLIVLDDAHAGEQFVGEQYGITIRRHEAEAAYLAVLDALRPFLSGLQIQRLQGAPDPGAHHQVRLILPPVVPTAMAQLDEALSSLGGDFKFQLAMIRGGLASCCVYLSYGGIQIRPMIPPTFENKVFSRAGQRVYLSATLGSGGELERAFGRSEITRMPLPSKTPPRSGRRLFVFPDLVKGGDSVGVTKSIVGVTNKALVLSQTTTAVAEQVARSLAGEGVPVFGKEVVEHGLATFAKAPMGVLGLANRYDGMDLPGDDCRIVVLGGKPDAVSLQEKFLSERAEASAALAERLRTRIVQGAGRATRGPNDYAVVLVVGTDIMRYFSRRENQTALDPELQAEVQFGWKNSRGEDPTDILDNVRTFLTHDTDWMEGGEPLVGEFREEAEKIEAPGTAALGESATLEVEAWELAFNDDWIAASQKLEDAARAVGKGGDATRGYRGLLLYLAGAWLHLGAESEAHRAHSRELIRNAAKASVRGTWLKEMKELPGAEEVPLAAADAVAVNNLVARLTGNFKANKIKENLAEMCAALGRDEAVAYEVGLTNLGNFLGAEAAKPSGQGRCDSAWRWDSALWLTIEAKSEERSDGLLPLKDIRQANTQLDQLATDRSVDHAPAGSPTIIVSDRLTVSPEHAPVANPNVYLASTDVVRQIAGDVMAVWVDLLAVAAKHEAVHVLKRHVQETLTENGCLPTQVVDRLTQERIRPGD
- a CDS encoding type I restriction enzyme endonuclease domain-containing protein, which codes for MEKVVYGRFIDPDARKQFFDDYKDVEALWEILSPSAELRDHIQTYKRLSQLYAAVRNAFSETGGFLGDLEYKTRRLIESSAEQEGLGRIAKVVTFDVETLEQLKGEDGPEEGKVYNLLRGLRKEMDDDPAKAVVLRALKERADQVIKNLEERKITGMAAMDEIAALVVEKEAARKAAEASGLSDVGFAVHWELSRDERLTSAGLDTLAVAREVETLLGKFPNWIENTDEQRRLRLNLYKPVIKLPDEQRKAAVEQIMQVLEQTAGD
- a CDS encoding M48 family metallopeptidase; the protein is MSSLYPDQQLRRRAMAWALRIKVNPERVDIADMPKKWGSCTSEGVVTFADELAETDEAFQDYVIVHELLHLRYKTHGKRFQAMMSALVPNWRELERQSRHSTDRQTGR
- a CDS encoding IS630 family transposase → MANRPAPALVLRPGDREELERWARASTVPASAAKRARIVLLAADGVANTRIAELVGATVTTVLGWRDRYQSKGLAGLADAPRSGRPRELDHRAIVAETLKPPPKKLGVTHWSTRLLANRLKISHKSVARAWSAYGVKPWKAESFRFSTDPELVGKVTDICGLYLAPPENAIVLCVDEKSQIQALDRTVPILPMQPGKVERRSHDYYRHGTTTLFAALDIATGQVTAALKPRHRHQEFLAFLKQIERAYRDVRDADGQPVELHLVMDNYAAHKHLNVKTWLADNPRFVVHFTPTHASWMNLVEVWFGIVERQAIRRGVFKSVKDLNAKIRAFIDGWHERAHPFVWTKTADQILAKANRPTTSNPRH
- a CDS encoding ImmA/IrrE family metallo-endopeptidase, which translates into the protein MFNPSRLKLARLRLGYTLTRLAKESGVSPRSLTDYENDKRPPSEETLLKLASALSVPRSFFERDPIEPIPTEAASFRELSKATATRRDAVLATAALTLEFYAEIEQRFRLPDPSIPTFDKLVPEQAAELVRRQWNLGDRPISNMVHLLEAKGVRLASLNHDYDDIDAFCFYRDAVPYVFLNTSKSAERQRFDAAHELAHLVLHSELEMDPSTSKFREAEANAFASSFLMPRSAVLGQLMVGASVERVLTARSFWKVSAMAMTHRLHELHLLSDWQYRSTCISLSDRGYRKAEPGGIVPETSQLPRKVMYGAEARVSVRDAAAALDIDVGEVREYVRHLVPLSA